One Kribbella sp. NBC_00662 genomic region harbors:
- the metH gene encoding methionine synthase has product MSETALRELLDQRIVVLDGAWGTMLQNAKLKPEDYQPERYNDATHDVTGDPDLINLTRPDVILDVHRQYLAAGADITTTNTFTASSIGQADYGLQQHVREMNLAGARLARQAADEFATPDNPRFVAGSIGPLNVTLSLSPRVEDPAYRAVTFEQVKATYAEQIAALVEGGVDLLLIETIFDTLNAKAAVAAAREVAPHLPLWISVTIVDLSGRTLSGQTVEAFWSSVEHANPLVVGVNCSLGAAEMRPHVADLARFAGTYVASHPNAGLPNAFGGYDETPEETSAMLEEFAQSGLVNIVGGCCGTTPAHIKQIAAAVDGLTPRTVVPTDHTTRFSGLEPFKISADTGFVMIGERTNVTGSARFRRLIEGDDHQAAVDVALEQVRGGANLLDVNMDADLLDSEQAMTTFLNLIATEPEVARIPIMIDSSKWSVLEAGLKCVQGKGVVNSISLKEGEEEFLERARKIMDYGAGAVVMAFDEQGQADTVERKVAICGRAYDLLTGIGFPAEDIIFDPNVLAVATGMSEHNGYAKNFIDALPLIKDRCPGVHISGGISNLSFSFRGNDIVREAMHSAFLYHAGKVGLDMGIVNAGQLAVYEDIPKDLLELVEDVIFDRREDATDRLVAFAENVKGKGTKREVDLTWREGTVQERLSHALVHGIVDYIEEDTEEARKQLPRPLEVIEGPLMDGMKIVGDLFGAGKMFLPQVVKSARVMKRSVAYLEPFMEAEKEQARLEGRAEMVRGQGKVVLATVKGDVHDIGKNIVGVVLGCNNYEVIDLGVMVPAARILDTAVAEGADAVGLSGLITPSLDEMVAVANEMQRRGLKLPLLIGGATTSKQHTAVRIAPAYEKTTVHVLDASRVVGVVSDLLDENRAEELAKSNSLEQERLREQHANKQRSPLLTLEQARANREPVEYGELPVPDFTGLRRVTPSIETLRAMIDWQFLFLAWEVKGKYPAILDNPVARELFDDANTLLDEIIADGSFRAEGVYGFWPAHSSGDDIVLDGLDVSFPMLRQQTEKPAGRHNRCLADYVAPAGDHLGGFGVAIHGAEALARSYEEKNDDYRAIMVKALADRLAEAFAEWIHLEARKAWFEPDVQPVLEDLHAERFRGIRPALGYPASPDHTEKKDLFELLEADKLGLGLTESFAMTPAAAVSGLIFASPAARYFSVGRLGRDQIEDYAVRRGLTVEEVERWLRPNLSYDPA; this is encoded by the coding sequence ATGAGTGAGACCGCGCTGCGCGAGCTGCTGGATCAGCGGATCGTCGTGCTCGACGGTGCCTGGGGCACGATGCTGCAGAATGCCAAGCTGAAGCCCGAGGACTACCAGCCCGAGCGCTACAACGACGCGACCCACGATGTCACCGGCGATCCGGACCTGATCAACCTGACCCGGCCGGACGTCATCCTCGACGTCCACCGGCAGTATTTGGCGGCCGGCGCGGACATCACCACCACGAACACCTTCACCGCCTCGAGTATCGGCCAGGCCGACTACGGTCTGCAGCAGCACGTGCGGGAGATGAACCTGGCGGGCGCGCGGCTCGCCCGGCAGGCGGCCGACGAGTTCGCGACCCCGGACAACCCGCGGTTCGTGGCCGGTTCGATCGGCCCGCTGAACGTCACCCTGTCGCTGAGCCCGCGAGTCGAGGACCCGGCGTACCGCGCGGTGACCTTCGAGCAGGTGAAGGCGACGTACGCCGAGCAGATCGCCGCGCTCGTCGAGGGCGGCGTCGACCTGCTGCTGATCGAGACGATCTTCGACACGCTGAACGCGAAGGCCGCCGTCGCCGCGGCCCGCGAGGTCGCGCCGCACCTGCCGCTGTGGATCTCGGTCACGATCGTCGACCTGAGCGGCCGGACGCTGTCGGGCCAGACCGTCGAAGCGTTCTGGAGCTCGGTCGAGCACGCCAACCCGCTGGTCGTCGGCGTCAACTGCTCGCTCGGCGCCGCGGAGATGCGCCCGCACGTCGCGGACCTCGCCCGGTTCGCCGGCACGTACGTCGCCTCGCACCCGAACGCCGGCCTCCCGAACGCCTTCGGCGGGTACGACGAGACGCCCGAAGAGACCTCCGCGATGCTCGAGGAGTTCGCGCAGTCCGGGCTGGTGAACATCGTCGGAGGCTGCTGCGGCACGACTCCGGCCCACATCAAGCAGATCGCGGCCGCGGTGGACGGGTTGACGCCGCGGACCGTCGTACCGACCGATCACACCACCAGGTTCTCCGGTCTCGAGCCGTTCAAGATCAGCGCCGACACGGGGTTCGTGATGATCGGCGAGCGGACCAACGTCACCGGTTCGGCGCGGTTCCGCCGGCTGATCGAGGGTGACGACCACCAGGCCGCGGTCGACGTCGCGCTCGAGCAGGTGCGCGGCGGCGCGAACCTGCTGGACGTGAACATGGACGCCGACCTGCTCGACAGCGAGCAGGCGATGACCACTTTCCTGAACCTGATCGCGACCGAGCCCGAGGTGGCCCGGATCCCGATCATGATCGACAGCTCGAAGTGGTCGGTGCTCGAGGCCGGCCTGAAATGCGTGCAGGGCAAGGGCGTGGTCAACTCGATCAGCCTGAAGGAGGGCGAGGAGGAGTTCCTCGAGCGCGCCCGCAAGATCATGGACTACGGCGCCGGCGCGGTCGTGATGGCCTTCGACGAGCAGGGTCAGGCCGACACGGTCGAGCGCAAGGTCGCGATCTGCGGCCGTGCGTACGATCTGCTGACCGGGATCGGCTTCCCGGCAGAGGACATCATCTTCGACCCGAACGTGCTGGCTGTCGCGACCGGTATGTCCGAGCACAACGGCTACGCGAAGAACTTCATCGACGCGCTGCCGTTGATCAAGGACCGCTGTCCGGGCGTCCACATCAGTGGTGGCATCTCGAACCTGTCGTTCTCGTTCCGCGGCAACGACATCGTCCGCGAAGCGATGCACTCGGCCTTCCTGTACCACGCGGGCAAGGTCGGCCTGGACATGGGCATCGTGAACGCCGGCCAGCTGGCCGTGTACGAAGACATCCCGAAGGACCTGCTGGAGCTGGTCGAGGACGTCATCTTCGACCGGCGCGAGGACGCCACCGACCGGCTGGTCGCGTTCGCCGAGAACGTGAAGGGCAAGGGCACCAAGCGCGAGGTCGACCTGACCTGGCGCGAGGGCACCGTGCAGGAGCGGCTGTCGCACGCGCTGGTGCACGGCATCGTCGACTACATCGAGGAGGACACCGAGGAGGCGCGCAAGCAGCTGCCGCGCCCGCTCGAGGTGATCGAGGGTCCGCTGATGGACGGTATGAAGATCGTCGGCGACCTGTTCGGGGCCGGCAAGATGTTCCTGCCGCAGGTGGTAAAGAGCGCGCGGGTGATGAAGCGCTCGGTCGCCTACCTGGAGCCGTTCATGGAGGCGGAGAAGGAGCAGGCCCGGCTCGAGGGCCGCGCGGAGATGGTCCGCGGCCAGGGCAAGGTCGTGCTCGCGACGGTCAAGGGCGACGTCCACGACATCGGCAAGAACATCGTCGGCGTCGTGCTCGGCTGCAACAACTACGAGGTGATCGACCTCGGCGTGATGGTGCCGGCGGCAAGGATCCTGGACACGGCCGTTGCCGAGGGCGCCGACGCGGTCGGGCTGTCCGGGCTGATCACGCCATCGCTCGACGAGATGGTTGCCGTGGCCAATGAGATGCAGCGGCGCGGACTGAAGCTGCCGCTGCTGATCGGCGGTGCGACCACGTCCAAGCAGCACACGGCGGTCCGGATCGCACCGGCGTACGAGAAGACCACGGTGCATGTGCTGGACGCGTCGCGGGTGGTCGGCGTGGTGTCGGACCTGCTCGACGAGAACCGCGCCGAAGAGCTTGCCAAGAGCAACAGCCTGGAGCAGGAGCGGCTCCGCGAGCAGCACGCGAACAAGCAGCGCAGCCCGCTGCTGACGCTCGAGCAGGCGCGCGCCAACCGCGAGCCGGTGGAGTACGGCGAGCTGCCGGTGCCCGACTTCACCGGGCTGCGCCGGGTGACGCCGTCGATCGAGACGTTGCGCGCGATGATCGACTGGCAGTTCCTCTTCCTGGCCTGGGAAGTGAAGGGCAAGTACCCGGCGATCCTCGACAACCCCGTCGCGCGCGAGCTGTTCGACGACGCGAACACCTTGCTGGACGAGATCATCGCCGACGGGTCGTTCCGGGCCGAGGGCGTGTACGGGTTCTGGCCGGCGCACAGCTCCGGGGACGACATCGTCCTCGACGGCCTGGACGTGTCGTTCCCGATGCTGCGGCAGCAGACCGAGAAGCCTGCCGGGCGGCACAACCGCTGCCTGGCGGACTACGTCGCGCCGGCCGGTGACCACCTCGGCGGGTTCGGGGTCGCGATCCACGGCGCCGAGGCGCTGGCGAGGTCGTACGAGGAGAAGAACGACGACTACCGGGCGATCATGGTGAAGGCGCTCGCCGACCGGCTGGCCGAGGCGTTCGCCGAGTGGATCCACCTGGAGGCGCGGAAGGCCTGGTTCGAGCCCGACGTACAGCCGGTGCTGGAGGATCTGCACGCCGAGCGGTTCCGTGGGATCCGGCCGGCGCTCGGGTACCCGGCGAGCCCGGACCACACCGAGAAGAAGGACCTGTTCGAGCTGCTCGAGGCGGACAAGCTGGGTCTCGGCCTGACCGAGTCCTTCGCGATGACGCCGGCCGCGGCGGTCAGCGGCCTGATCTTCGCGAGCCCGGCCGCCCGGTATTTCAGCGTCGGCCGCCTCGGCCGCGACCAGATCGAGGACTACGCCGTACGCCGCGGTCTCACGGTCGAGGAAGTCGAACGCTGGCTCCGCCCGAACCTGTCCTACGACCCGGCCTAG
- a CDS encoding TetR family transcriptional regulator, protein MTDPGRTSILRAARKAFAREPYDAVTLRGVASDAGVSAALIVKYFGGKEALFERVADFTEAAQLLLAAPNERLGEHAVRTLVEYRRANDQDLLVRVVFAAGKGDERAQIREHFRDQVARAFAARLTGPDADLRAALITAQLLGLGAAIAIDKDGPIAATDPATIADLYAPALQSLIH, encoded by the coding sequence GTGACCGATCCCGGGCGGACCTCGATCCTGCGAGCGGCCCGCAAGGCGTTCGCGCGCGAGCCGTACGACGCGGTCACGCTGCGCGGGGTCGCCTCGGACGCGGGCGTCAGTGCCGCCCTGATCGTCAAGTACTTCGGCGGCAAGGAAGCGCTGTTCGAGCGGGTCGCCGACTTCACCGAGGCCGCCCAGTTACTGCTCGCCGCGCCGAACGAGCGGCTCGGCGAGCACGCCGTCCGGACCCTGGTGGAATATCGCCGGGCGAACGACCAGGACCTGCTCGTCCGGGTCGTGTTCGCCGCCGGCAAGGGCGATGAGCGGGCCCAGATCCGCGAGCACTTCCGCGACCAGGTCGCCCGCGCGTTCGCCGCCCGGCTGACCGGCCCGGACGCCGACCTGCGGGCCGCCCTCATCACGGCCCAACTGCTCGGACTCGGCGCCGCGATCGCCATCGACAAAGACGGTCCGATCGCCGCGACCGACCCGGCGACGATCGCCGATCTCTATGCGCCGGCACTCCAGAGCCTTATCCACTAG
- a CDS encoding MFS transporter, translating to MIVRPAAHPRLILAALAFCGVLVSISQTIVVPLLPALPQITHSPASDVSWLITITLLTGAVFTPLLGRAGDMYGKRRVLLIALSSMVIGSLLCASSSNLTVLIVGRAFQGAAVAVVPLGISILRDELPPRRVIPSIAIMSSTLGIGAAFGIPAATLVVEYANWHTMFWINLGLGLLDVVLVLLIVPESAVRTSGRFDVVGALGLSAFLVCLLLAVSKTNAWSAERLITLYAVAVLLVPIWGWYELRVKSPLVDLRVSARPAVLFTNLGALLIGFAFYANSLSTAQLVQEPTWTGYGLGESIVVSGLCLLPGGVAMVLLSPVSARISNARGPRFTLAIAAVIMAAGYVVRLFTSSNVAGIVIGATVVSAGTAVAYSALPALIMHAVPVTETAAANGLNTLMRTVGQAVCSTIVATLLANITIASAGRVAPALSAYRTVFVVAGIAAVLAAGLALLIPVRRREPAYEVTVP from the coding sequence GTGATCGTCCGCCCTGCCGCTCACCCACGCCTGATCCTGGCCGCGCTCGCGTTCTGCGGTGTGCTGGTCTCCATCAGCCAGACCATCGTCGTACCCCTGCTGCCCGCACTTCCGCAGATCACGCACAGCCCGGCGTCGGACGTCAGCTGGCTGATCACGATCACCCTGCTCACCGGCGCGGTCTTCACCCCGCTGCTCGGTCGGGCCGGCGACATGTACGGCAAACGCCGTGTCCTGCTGATCGCCCTGTCGTCGATGGTGATCGGCTCGCTGCTCTGCGCCAGCAGCTCGAACCTGACCGTGCTGATCGTCGGCCGGGCGTTCCAGGGCGCCGCGGTAGCCGTCGTCCCGCTCGGCATCAGCATCCTGCGCGACGAGTTGCCGCCGCGACGGGTGATCCCCTCGATCGCGATCATGAGCTCGACCCTCGGCATCGGCGCGGCGTTCGGCATCCCGGCCGCGACCCTGGTGGTCGAGTACGCGAACTGGCACACGATGTTCTGGATCAACCTCGGCCTCGGCCTGCTCGACGTCGTACTCGTCCTGCTGATCGTCCCCGAGTCCGCCGTTCGTACCAGCGGCCGCTTCGACGTCGTCGGTGCGCTCGGCCTGAGCGCCTTCCTGGTCTGCCTGCTGCTCGCCGTCTCGAAGACCAACGCCTGGAGCGCCGAGCGGCTCATCACGCTGTACGCCGTCGCGGTGCTGCTGGTGCCGATCTGGGGATGGTACGAACTGCGCGTCAAGAGCCCGCTCGTCGATCTCCGGGTGTCCGCGCGACCGGCCGTACTCTTCACCAACCTCGGCGCACTGCTGATCGGGTTCGCCTTCTACGCCAACTCCTTGTCCACGGCCCAACTCGTGCAGGAGCCGACCTGGACCGGCTACGGTCTGGGCGAGTCGATCGTGGTCAGCGGGCTCTGCCTGCTGCCGGGCGGGGTGGCGATGGTGTTGCTCTCGCCGGTGTCCGCCCGGATCTCCAACGCCCGCGGACCGCGGTTCACGCTCGCGATCGCGGCGGTGATCATGGCCGCGGGGTACGTCGTTCGGCTGTTCACCAGCAGCAACGTGGCGGGGATCGTCATCGGCGCGACGGTCGTTTCGGCCGGAACCGCCGTTGCGTACTCCGCTCTTCCGGCGCTGATCATGCATGCTGTGCCGGTGACCGAAACGGCTGCCGCGAACGGCCTCAACACGCTGATGCGAACGGTCGGGCAGGCGGTCTGCAGCACGATCGTCGCGACCCTGCTGGCCAACATCACGATTGCGAGCGCCGGCCGGGTCGCGCCCGCGCTGTCGGCGTACCGGACCGTCTTCGTGGTCGCGGGAATCGCGGCCGTGCTGGCCGCGGGGCTGGCGCTGCTGATCCCGGTACGGCGCCGCGAGCCGGCGTACGAGGTGACGGTGCCGTGA
- a CDS encoding NAD-dependent epimerase/dehydratase family protein, with amino-acid sequence MRIFIAGATGVIGRRLVPLLVADGHEVTALSRRSQVPGVTTVQGDVYDAAALREVVAAARPDVVMHQVTDLTSRDFAANARIRREGTRNLVDAALAAGVRRVISQSVAWAYEPGDVPADESTPLDLHAAEESRRGMVDAVATLEAITAEAPEWVVLRYGMLYGPDTWYTKGGLMADLAAAGRLPANADITSFLHIDDTAPAARAALTWPSGPVNIVDNDPAPASSWLPVFTQAIGAPTTPDARTLTPGEAAAAAGATETAGARRAPWARGATNALARSLGWSPARPSWRTGFLSS; translated from the coding sequence ATGAGGATCTTCATCGCCGGTGCGACCGGCGTCATCGGCCGTCGCCTGGTTCCGCTGCTGGTGGCCGACGGCCACGAGGTGACCGCGCTGTCGCGGCGGTCGCAGGTGCCTGGCGTGACGACGGTGCAGGGTGATGTGTACGACGCTGCCGCGCTCCGCGAGGTGGTTGCGGCTGCCCGGCCGGACGTGGTCATGCACCAGGTGACCGACCTCACGTCACGGGACTTCGCCGCGAACGCCCGGATCCGGCGGGAGGGCACCCGCAATCTGGTCGACGCTGCGCTGGCGGCCGGCGTACGGCGGGTGATCTCGCAGAGCGTCGCGTGGGCGTACGAGCCGGGTGATGTGCCTGCTGACGAGTCCACTCCGCTCGATCTGCACGCCGCGGAGGAGAGCCGGCGCGGGATGGTCGACGCCGTCGCCACGCTCGAGGCGATCACCGCCGAGGCTCCCGAGTGGGTCGTGCTGCGCTACGGCATGCTCTACGGCCCCGACACCTGGTACACGAAGGGCGGCCTGATGGCAGACCTGGCCGCGGCCGGCCGACTCCCCGCCAACGCCGACATCACCAGCTTCCTCCACATCGACGACACCGCCCCAGCCGCCCGCGCCGCCCTGACCTGGCCCTCCGGCCCCGTCAACATCGTCGACAACGACCCGGCCCCGGCCAGCAGTTGGCTCCCCGTCTTCACCCAGGCAATAGGCGCCCCCACCACCCCTGACGCCCGCACCCTGACACCGGGAGAAGCAGCCGCCGCCGCGGGCGCGACGGAGACGGCGGGCGCCCGGCGTGCTCCGTGGGCCCGCGGTGCGACGAACGCCCTCGCGCGCAGCCTGGGCTGGTCCCCCGCCCGCCCGAGTTGGCGGACCGGCTTCCTCTCCTCCTGA